The Fictibacillus arsenicus genome contains a region encoding:
- a CDS encoding VOC family protein — MKISGIHHVQLCIPADKESEAKIFYKDVLGLKEIPKPEALKKNGGMWFQIGSQELHIGVEDQVFKGKHHPAFLVMGLSELKDHLTAQEITIQKELPIPGFNRFSIRDPFGNRIEFIEPE, encoded by the coding sequence ATGAAAATTTCGGGTATCCATCATGTGCAGCTATGTATTCCTGCAGACAAAGAATCAGAAGCAAAAATATTCTATAAAGATGTCCTTGGACTAAAAGAAATTCCTAAACCGGAAGCTCTTAAGAAAAACGGAGGTATGTGGTTCCAGATCGGCAGCCAAGAACTACATATTGGTGTAGAGGATCAAGTGTTCAAAGGAAAACATCATCCAGCCTTTTTAGTGATGGGGCTGAGTGAATTAAAAGATCACTTAACAGCTCAAGAAATCACGATTCAAAAAGAGTTACCAATTCCGGGTTTTAACCGCTTTTCTATTCGTGATCCTTTTGGCAACCGAATTGAGTTTATTGAACCAGAATAA
- a CDS encoding alpha/beta hydrolase, with translation MAILKGSITDDKIQSKYLDETIDLLIYLPSRYTPLVKYPILIAQDGRDYFQLGKLAKTADRLMEEHQIEDCIIIGVNHKGIEDRKAKYDPSGEKHENYIRFMAYELTAYLNEKFNTLQLGAGMGLIGDSLGGYVAMKLSLLYPNTFGKVIVQSPYIPEELLQTVESIEQMQTLTIYHSIGDEEHSFTNPEGITKDFLAPNRRMNKLLNNFALDYEYSEFQGNHLWVNWQKDLVPALTFLYNNR, from the coding sequence ATGGCCATTCTTAAAGGTTCCATTACAGACGATAAAATTCAGAGCAAATATTTAGATGAAACAATAGATTTACTAATCTATCTTCCATCACGGTACACCCCGCTAGTAAAATATCCAATATTAATAGCACAGGATGGCAGGGATTATTTTCAATTAGGAAAGCTGGCAAAAACGGCTGACCGCTTGATGGAAGAACACCAAATAGAAGATTGTATAATTATTGGGGTGAACCATAAAGGAATTGAAGACAGAAAAGCAAAATATGATCCATCAGGTGAAAAACACGAGAATTATATACGGTTTATGGCATATGAATTGACAGCCTATTTAAATGAGAAATTCAACACATTACAGCTAGGCGCAGGCATGGGATTAATCGGAGATTCACTTGGCGGGTATGTGGCTATGAAACTTAGTCTTTTATATCCGAATACCTTTGGAAAAGTGATTGTGCAATCGCCTTATATTCCAGAGGAACTGCTGCAAACCGTTGAATCTATCGAACAAATGCAAACATTAACGATCTATCATTCCATTGGCGATGAAGAACATAGCTTCACTAATCCTGAAGGAATAACAAAAGATTTCCTTGCACCAAACCGCAGAATGAACAAGCTGCTAAACAATTTTGCTCTGGATTATGAATACTCAGAGTTTCAGGGTAATCATCTTTGGGTAAACTGGCAAAAAGATTTAGTCCCCGCATTAACTTTTCTTTACAATAATCGCTAA
- a CDS encoding GNAT family N-acetyltransferase — translation MIKKYTSDEQGYRDALEVRRDVFVQEQQIDESEEIDEYEDSATHFVLYDENSKPVGASRLREVNGEGKVERVCILSSHRKKGLGEELMIAMEQTAKDLSIPSLILYAQIQAEDFYKKLGYQTTSSEPFLDANIPHVAMKKVLNSSE, via the coding sequence TTGATTAAAAAGTATACATCTGATGAACAAGGATATAGAGATGCATTAGAAGTTAGAAGAGATGTATTCGTACAGGAACAACAAATTGACGAAAGCGAAGAGATCGATGAGTACGAAGATTCCGCTACTCATTTTGTTTTGTACGATGAAAACAGCAAGCCTGTTGGAGCATCCAGACTCCGCGAAGTTAATGGTGAAGGTAAAGTTGAACGGGTTTGCATCCTTTCATCACATCGAAAAAAAGGATTAGGTGAAGAATTGATGATAGCTATGGAACAGACAGCTAAAGATCTATCTATTCCGAGCCTTATATTATATGCACAAATTCAGGCAGAAGACTTTTATAAAAAACTGGGGTATCAAACCACATCCTCAGAACCATTTTTAGATGCCAACATACCTCATGTAGCCATGAAAAAAGTATTGAATTCGTCCGAGTGA
- a CDS encoding MBL fold metallo-hydrolase, protein MEFIEIKEGCFYIKSAVNIGYIVSEDRSAGMLIDAGLESSAAKKAIKLLQDKKLPITHLFITHAHADHFGGAQYIQKNHKVHTIAPSLEEAIMRYPILEPMYLFHGNTPLKEMRNKFLEAPSIQIDEICESGIWSDGSFEVEFIHLPGHSHNQFGILYNEILFAADAFLGMEVIEKHKIPFIVDSASNFSTLDYLLRVKVDGMLPGHGAFSDKYKDTIRGNIEVHQRLLSQMNNFLIACGDRGLSLEDLIAKMLVKHEIEPANFGMYSLFRTAITAYLIQLIEEGKAVYTIKEGRPVIFSGQSSA, encoded by the coding sequence TTGGAATTTATTGAAATTAAAGAGGGTTGCTTTTATATTAAAAGTGCTGTCAATATAGGTTACATCGTTAGCGAGGATAGAAGTGCAGGTATGCTGATCGACGCAGGTCTTGAGTCATCTGCTGCAAAAAAAGCAATTAAACTGCTGCAGGACAAAAAGCTTCCAATTACGCATTTGTTTATTACTCACGCACATGCTGACCATTTTGGAGGCGCGCAATATATACAAAAAAACCATAAAGTTCATACAATAGCTCCTTCACTTGAAGAAGCCATTATGAGATATCCTATTCTAGAACCGATGTACTTGTTTCATGGCAATACACCATTAAAAGAGATGCGGAACAAATTTTTAGAAGCTCCCTCCATACAAATTGATGAAATTTGTGAGTCAGGAATTTGGAGCGATGGTTCGTTTGAAGTTGAATTCATTCATTTGCCTGGTCATAGTCATAATCAATTCGGGATTTTATACAATGAGATACTTTTTGCAGCTGATGCGTTTCTCGGCATGGAAGTTATAGAAAAACATAAGATTCCTTTTATCGTTGACTCCGCTTCAAATTTCTCAACACTAGATTATCTCCTTCGTGTAAAAGTTGACGGAATGCTCCCGGGACATGGTGCTTTTTCAGATAAGTACAAGGATACGATAAGAGGGAATATTGAAGTCCACCAAAGACTATTGAGCCAAATGAATAATTTCTTGATCGCGTGTGGCGATCGCGGTCTTTCGTTGGAAGACCTCATTGCAAAAATGCTTGTTAAACATGAGATTGAACCTGCAAATTTCGGAATGTATTCTTTATTCAGAACAGCTATAACAGCATACTTAATTCAGCTAATTGAAGAAGGGAAAGCGGTTTATACCATAAAAGAAGGGCGACCTGTTATTTTTTCGGGTCAGTCATCGGCATGA
- a CDS encoding CotD family spore coat protein: MFKRPRIFPKKGMGPMGPMGPTLGAMAQAPQMGKGPTLGAMAQMPQMGGCGYPPVSPSQYYPPQVLPAQYSPTNQQMQYNQQDVYVPMIHPTQTTQVNQTNYKYVHYFPQNTNVVNQATQQNLCGTTSPIMANPCPPPCVPCPPRPPCGWRKK; encoded by the coding sequence TTGTTTAAACGCCCTCGAATTTTCCCTAAAAAGGGAATGGGACCAATGGGACCAATGGGACCAACATTGGGAGCAATGGCACAAGCACCTCAGATGGGGAAGGGACCTACTTTGGGTGCAATGGCACAAATGCCTCAAATGGGTGGTTGCGGATATCCTCCAGTTTCACCATCGCAATATTACCCTCCGCAAGTTTTGCCTGCACAATATAGTCCTACTAACCAACAGATGCAATATAATCAGCAAGATGTATATGTACCAATGATTCATCCTACTCAAACAACACAGGTTAATCAGACAAACTATAAATATGTTCATTATTTCCCGCAGAACACGAATGTTGTTAACCAAGCAACTCAGCAGAACCTTTGCGGAACTACTTCACCGATAATGGCTAACCCTTGTCCGCCTCCATGTGTTCCATGTCCTCCGCGTCCGCCATGCGGCTGGAGAAAGAAGTAA
- a CDS encoding phosphatidylglycerophosphatase A family protein, giving the protein MKNRVHSREVEAAARRLLNERGVTIPEIAEIVYEMQIPFSPGLTKEECIESVDAVLMKREIQHAILVGVELDILAEQKKLSEPLQSIVEQDEGLFGVDETIALGAVFGYGSIAVTTFGHLDKFKMGIIQKLDTKIANGKVHTFLDDLVASIAANASSRLAHRLRDKQERLTAEEIAQHENEEKIG; this is encoded by the coding sequence TTGAAAAATAGAGTGCACAGTAGGGAAGTCGAAGCGGCAGCTAGAAGGCTGCTGAATGAAAGAGGCGTCACCATACCTGAGATCGCAGAAATCGTTTATGAAATGCAAATTCCATTTTCACCAGGACTGACTAAAGAAGAATGTATCGAGAGCGTTGATGCAGTCTTAATGAAAAGAGAAATTCAACACGCTATTTTAGTAGGTGTAGAACTCGATATATTGGCTGAGCAAAAAAAACTATCAGAACCTTTGCAGAGTATCGTTGAACAGGATGAAGGATTGTTCGGGGTGGATGAAACGATTGCCCTCGGTGCTGTATTTGGATACGGAAGCATCGCTGTTACGACTTTTGGCCACTTAGATAAATTTAAGATGGGCATCATACAAAAGCTTGATACAAAGATAGCAAACGGAAAAGTTCATACTTTCTTAGATGACCTGGTTGCAAGTATTGCTGCCAACGCCTCAAGCCGGCTTGCACACAGACTTCGCGATAAGCAGGAGCGACTGACAGCTGAAGAAATCGCACAGCATGAAAATGAAGAAAAAATAGGTTAA
- a CDS encoding SDR family NAD(P)-dependent oxidoreductase: protein MNSTKSIVLITGAAQGIGKQIAVDFAKAGWIPSLIDFDQQELEKTLTEVRHIEPKSNSITCDVKKPEEIIKAVSETNDKLGGLNCVINNAGISIWKSPYELSVDEWDEIIQTNLRSVFLFSREAARYMAIAGGGSIINMASTRAFMSEPHSEAYAATKGGIVALTHALASSFAEDRITVNSISPGWIHTGNYSELRKIDHEQHLSKRVGKPSDISRACLFLADPENNFITGENMTIDGGMTRKMIYEH, encoded by the coding sequence ATGAATTCTACTAAAAGTATTGTACTTATTACTGGAGCGGCTCAAGGCATTGGAAAACAAATCGCGGTCGATTTTGCAAAAGCGGGATGGATTCCTTCTCTGATAGATTTCGACCAGCAAGAGCTGGAGAAAACTTTAACCGAAGTCCGTCATATCGAACCGAAAAGTAATTCCATTACTTGCGATGTAAAAAAACCTGAAGAGATTATAAAAGCTGTGTCTGAAACAAATGATAAATTAGGCGGTCTCAATTGTGTCATAAATAACGCAGGAATTTCAATATGGAAATCTCCATATGAATTATCTGTAGATGAATGGGATGAAATCATACAGACCAATTTAAGGAGCGTTTTTCTATTTTCTAGAGAAGCAGCAAGATATATGGCAATAGCAGGCGGCGGTTCGATTATTAACATGGCATCAACGCGTGCATTCATGTCAGAACCGCATTCTGAAGCTTATGCTGCAACAAAAGGAGGCATAGTTGCGCTGACACATGCCCTTGCATCTTCTTTTGCAGAAGACCGTATTACGGTGAATTCAATTAGTCCCGGCTGGATCCATACGGGAAATTATTCTGAGCTAAGAAAAATCGATCATGAACAGCATCTTTCAAAAAGAGTAGGGAAACCATCTGATATTTCACGAGCCTGCTTGTTTCTTGCAGACCCTGAGAATAATTTTATCACCGGTGAAAACATGACGATCGATGGCGGGATGACGCGGAAAATGATTTACGAACACTAA
- a CDS encoding YjcG family protein encodes MKYGIAIFPSKNLQDKVNSYRKRYDPHYALIAPHITLKEPFEATEEELQDQISYISSVAQNINPFSIKINKVGSFHPVNNVIYLKVNEAEELKSLHDQLYSGPLDHQQPYNFVPHLTLGQKLSDEEHSDVLERLRMIDIEHEEQIDRFQLLYQLENGYWTVYETFRLGKGV; translated from the coding sequence ATGAAATATGGTATTGCTATTTTTCCATCAAAAAATCTACAAGACAAAGTAAATTCATACCGAAAAAGGTACGATCCACACTATGCCCTTATCGCACCTCACATCACGTTAAAGGAACCATTTGAGGCGACTGAAGAAGAGCTTCAGGATCAGATTTCCTATATCTCATCTGTAGCTCAGAACATTAATCCATTTTCAATTAAGATTAACAAAGTTGGTTCGTTCCATCCTGTTAATAATGTAATCTACTTAAAAGTAAACGAAGCTGAAGAATTAAAGTCACTGCACGATCAGCTGTATTCAGGTCCCCTTGATCACCAGCAGCCTTATAATTTCGTTCCCCATTTAACATTGGGACAAAAACTATCAGACGAAGAGCATTCAGATGTTTTGGAGCGCCTTCGTATGATTGACATTGAACACGAAGAACAGATCGATCGTTTCCAGCTTCTCTACCAGCTGGAGAATGGATACTGGACAGTATATGAAACATTTCGTCTTGGAAAGGGTGTCTAA
- a CDS encoding sulfotransferase family 2 domain-containing protein yields MAEKLLIFMHIPKSGGTTLNSIFRNCYKNNEIFDHVEQAEMRERFNRSSIRNQKAIKAVSGHHYYGVHEIFSKPFSYFTMMREPVNRVVSLYYFLKDYPGYYQNNMRNMSLEEYIEWDPQTKNGQSIQICGSQGNLTLEKAKENLKTFDVVGLTEMFNESLYLFKRKYGWKNINYTKKNITKTRPSIQEVPAHIVKKIEQQNQLDLEVYRLVKLNIMNQLNLLSPAEWEEIKKINA; encoded by the coding sequence ATGGCAGAAAAATTACTTATTTTTATGCATATCCCTAAATCAGGGGGGACTACACTTAATTCCATATTCAGAAATTGTTATAAAAATAATGAAATTTTTGATCATGTTGAACAGGCAGAAATGAGGGAACGATTTAATCGTTCAAGCATTCGGAATCAAAAGGCAATTAAGGCGGTGTCGGGTCACCACTATTATGGCGTTCATGAAATTTTTTCAAAACCTTTTTCTTACTTTACTATGATGCGTGAACCCGTAAATCGTGTAGTTTCTTTATATTATTTTCTTAAAGACTATCCCGGTTATTATCAAAATAATATGAGAAACATGTCTTTAGAAGAATATATCGAATGGGACCCACAGACAAAAAACGGACAGTCTATCCAAATCTGTGGTTCACAAGGAAATCTAACTCTGGAAAAAGCAAAAGAAAATTTAAAAACTTTCGATGTTGTCGGTTTAACAGAGATGTTTAATGAATCTCTCTATCTTTTTAAAAGAAAATATGGTTGGAAAAATATAAATTACACAAAGAAAAACATTACTAAGACCCGTCCATCAATTCAGGAAGTTCCTGCACATATTGTTAAAAAGATAGAACAGCAAAACCAATTAGATTTAGAAGTATACAGGCTTGTGAAATTAAACATTATGAATCAACTTAATTTACTTTCGCCTGCTGAATGGGAAGAAATCAAAAAAATAAATGCATGA
- a CDS encoding cation diffusion facilitator family transporter, producing MQADQQKRVERGVYYSLGAYIFLSIVKLVSGFVYNSDALIADGLNNATDIIASIAVLIGLKISRKPADEDHPYGHLRAETIASMVASFIMVVIGIEVLISSIKKMFKGVETEPSLTAAIIALFGAAVMLGVYFYNMKVARETDSQGLKAAALDNRSDAFVSIGAAVGILGAQIGMAWLDPAAAVLVGLIIIKTGWEIFTETSHNLSDGFDYEEGKEMEHKILDVDGVENVGDLKARKHGNRAIIDVTIKVDPSLNVVESHEITEKIEDTIKEAYNVESIQVHVEPEDGKNK from the coding sequence ATGCAAGCTGATCAGCAAAAAAGAGTGGAACGCGGTGTTTACTACAGTTTAGGAGCATATATATTTCTATCAATCGTTAAGCTTGTCTCAGGATTCGTTTACAATTCTGATGCACTTATTGCTGATGGATTGAATAACGCCACTGATATTATCGCATCTATCGCGGTTTTAATCGGTTTAAAAATTTCAAGAAAACCGGCAGACGAAGATCATCCCTATGGTCATCTTCGTGCAGAAACCATTGCCTCGATGGTAGCGTCATTCATAATGGTTGTAATTGGAATAGAAGTATTGATTTCTTCCATTAAAAAGATGTTTAAAGGTGTTGAAACAGAGCCCTCTTTAACAGCTGCTATTATCGCCTTATTTGGTGCAGCTGTTATGCTTGGAGTTTACTTTTACAATATGAAAGTTGCCAGAGAAACGGATAGCCAAGGATTAAAGGCAGCAGCACTAGATAACCGTTCTGACGCATTTGTAAGTATTGGAGCTGCAGTAGGTATTTTAGGCGCGCAGATCGGAATGGCTTGGCTTGATCCTGCCGCAGCTGTTTTAGTAGGCTTAATTATTATTAAAACTGGTTGGGAAATTTTCACCGAAACTTCCCATAACCTTTCAGACGGATTTGATTACGAAGAAGGCAAAGAGATGGAGCATAAGATTTTAGATGTCGATGGTGTTGAAAACGTAGGTGATTTAAAGGCAAGAAAGCATGGTAACCGTGCAATCATTGATGTAACGATTAAAGTCGATCCTTCTCTGAATGTAGTGGAAAGCCATGAGATTACAGAGAAAATAGAGGATACGATTAAAGAAGCTTATAATGTTGAAAGTATACAAGTTCATGTTGAACCCGAAGATGGAAAGAATAAATAA
- a CDS encoding glycosyltransferase has protein sequence MSKVSIIIPFYNCPFIDQAIKSALDQTYHNVEIIVVNDGSTKFIEKINPFQNQIRYFEKQNGGTASALNLGIKKATGDYFAWLSSDDIFDKNKVSTQLGFMKENNAYISYTNYSLINTHNQLTVKMAGKSFKDKIDLLTNLRSENHINGCTVMMKRQVFSSIGFFNEKLKCTQDYDFWLRAVQNYELYYLHEPLVKYRVHDQMGTRRFTDLLLKEVRFLQQKYNHKLIQLINQERKGQI, from the coding sequence ATGTCAAAGGTATCTATTATCATTCCATTTTATAATTGTCCTTTTATTGACCAAGCAATTAAAAGTGCATTAGACCAAACCTATCATAATGTTGAAATAATTGTCGTGAATGATGGTTCAACAAAATTCATTGAAAAAATAAATCCTTTCCAAAACCAAATTCGTTATTTTGAAAAACAAAATGGCGGAACTGCAAGTGCTCTAAATTTAGGGATTAAGAAAGCCACAGGAGATTATTTTGCGTGGCTAAGTTCAGATGATATTTTTGATAAAAACAAAGTATCTACACAATTAGGCTTTATGAAAGAAAATAATGCTTATATTAGTTATACAAATTATTCGTTAATCAACACTCATAACCAATTAACCGTTAAAATGGCAGGAAAGTCTTTCAAGGATAAAATAGATTTATTGACAAATTTAAGATCTGAAAACCATATTAATGGCTGTACTGTTATGATGAAGAGGCAGGTGTTCTCGAGTATTGGATTTTTTAATGAAAAATTAAAGTGTACACAAGATTACGATTTTTGGTTACGTGCAGTACAAAATTATGAATTGTATTATTTGCATGAACCGCTGGTGAAATATAGAGTTCACGACCAAATGGGTACACGCAGGTTTACTGATTTATTACTTAAAGAAGTTCGATTTTTACAACAAAAATACAACCATAAACTAATCCAATTAATTAATCAGGAAAGAAAAGGGCAGATATAA
- a CDS encoding glycosyltransferase family 4 protein, whose protein sequence is MKDKKIKFTFPILSLNKGGAQRMLVDITNYLVDRGHDVTIIMLKNSINEYNVRARIIHGKSAERLSASDYPKSDIIVSNFFTTVESAHQASLNGKGLHIRFSLCYEPIFLPDQNLSFHSYYKAPYLVILSKYQQKLISLLTGLTGQIIPIYVNPNFKNLKVRHHNPTLQISAIVRMPEGGWTWHRDQDYLLQQLNLVKNRYPNLQFNLICPPNEFAKSQILQNIKNAKSFRFFTPANDQELCQLYSQSDIFVTSSIYEAAPLPGLEAMRCGAALATVYAGGNTEYCNHESNCLMSYRHQNRLASDIMRLIDNPALRIKLASQGELDSQQWTLQRTASAFEQICKAAICDISI, encoded by the coding sequence GTGAAAGATAAGAAGATTAAATTTACCTTCCCTATTTTATCCCTAAATAAGGGTGGAGCACAACGAATGCTTGTGGATATTACTAATTACCTTGTGGATAGAGGTCATGATGTAACGATTATTATGTTGAAAAACAGTATCAATGAATATAATGTACGAGCTAGAATCATCCATGGAAAAAGTGCAGAAAGACTATCAGCAAGCGATTATCCAAAGAGTGATATTATTGTTTCTAATTTCTTTACAACAGTTGAATCAGCTCATCAAGCCAGTCTAAATGGAAAAGGACTTCATATCCGTTTTAGTTTATGTTATGAACCTATATTCTTGCCTGATCAAAACCTTTCTTTTCATTCCTACTACAAGGCACCTTATCTTGTTATATTATCTAAATATCAACAAAAGTTAATCTCATTATTAACCGGATTAACCGGGCAAATTATTCCTATATATGTAAATCCGAATTTCAAGAATTTAAAAGTACGCCATCACAACCCTACCCTCCAAATCTCTGCGATTGTCAGAATGCCTGAAGGTGGATGGACATGGCATAGAGACCAGGATTATTTACTTCAACAATTAAACCTCGTTAAGAACCGATATCCTAACCTTCAATTTAATCTTATATGTCCACCTAATGAGTTCGCCAAATCTCAAATACTCCAAAATATAAAAAATGCAAAATCCTTTCGTTTTTTTACTCCAGCAAATGATCAGGAATTGTGTCAGCTTTATAGTCAATCTGATATATTTGTCACTTCATCTATTTATGAGGCTGCTCCCCTGCCAGGTTTAGAAGCAATGAGATGCGGGGCTGCCCTTGCAACTGTTTATGCTGGGGGAAACACTGAATACTGTAACCATGAAAGTAATTGTTTAATGTCTTATCGACATCAAAACAGGTTGGCTTCAGATATTATGCGGCTTATTGACAATCCAGCTTTAAGAATTAAATTAGCTTCACAAGGAGAACTGGACTCACAGCAATGGACATTACAACGAACTGCTTCTGCATTTGAACAAATTTGTAAGGCAGCTATTTGTGATATAAGCATATAA
- a CDS encoding glycosyltransferase family 4 protein — translation MNILFVFYIPSGGVETLNRQRCAALKKFNINCHCLYYEARRELVNHFDGPCFIGKDPKMIKNILDQGQYSAIVIVSDYKILPLFRRLGYKGKLIIEIQGLGAKDKAREFILAGRSEIKQHADALLNPKTPHIVQLLDNIFPEIPKFSFNNCFDTNQFGYQDVAKSSHPIVAWIGRIEDNKNWKEFLYIGQRLIQQFNPNIQLYMFEDPTLAVYKERIEFERLIVKLGLTKNLSILQNIPNTKMAEIFSRIGDSGGFLCSTSKVEGAPYSILEALSCKCPVLTTDSDGVKSSVIHNQTGKYYVLGNIDHAVTEAKELLNNLQLREYIRANGLIHVKSKFNPETYSQNFIGMLRSLGIGV, via the coding sequence ATGAATATATTATTTGTCTTTTATATACCTAGTGGCGGAGTTGAAACTTTGAACCGTCAAAGATGTGCTGCACTGAAAAAATTCAATATAAACTGTCATTGCCTTTATTATGAAGCGCGAAGAGAACTAGTTAATCATTTTGATGGTCCTTGTTTTATAGGTAAAGATCCAAAAATGATAAAAAATATTTTAGATCAAGGACAATATAGCGCCATTGTAATAGTGTCCGATTATAAGATACTTCCTTTATTCAGAAGGTTAGGATATAAAGGAAAACTGATCATTGAAATTCAAGGATTAGGCGCCAAAGATAAGGCGAGAGAATTCATTTTGGCTGGTCGATCAGAAATAAAACAACATGCTGATGCATTACTAAATCCAAAAACACCGCATATTGTTCAATTGCTTGATAACATATTTCCTGAAATACCGAAATTCAGCTTTAATAATTGTTTTGATACAAATCAGTTTGGTTATCAAGATGTTGCGAAATCTTCTCATCCCATTGTGGCTTGGATCGGACGTATTGAAGATAATAAAAACTGGAAAGAGTTTCTTTATATTGGCCAACGACTTATACAACAATTTAATCCAAATATACAACTATATATGTTTGAAGACCCGACACTTGCAGTTTATAAAGAAAGAATTGAATTTGAAAGATTAATTGTTAAGCTCGGACTAACTAAGAACTTATCAATATTACAGAATATACCGAATACTAAAATGGCTGAAATTTTTTCAAGAATAGGGGACTCAGGCGGGTTTCTGTGTTCCACTTCTAAAGTAGAAGGGGCTCCATATTCTATACTAGAAGCTTTAAGCTGTAAATGCCCTGTTCTAACTACCGATTCTGACGGAGTCAAAAGTTCTGTTATCCATAACCAAACCGGAAAATATTATGTATTAGGAAACATAGATCACGCAGTAACAGAAGCGAAAGAATTACTTAACAATCTTCAATTAAGAGAATATATCCGAGCAAACGGGTTAATTCATGTAAAATCAAAATTTAATCCTGAAACTTACAGTCAGAATTTCATTGGCATGCTTCGATCGTTAGGTATAGGCGTATGA
- a CDS encoding DUF421 domain-containing protein has translation MDIHVGQLTTELIVGFLALFILTKILGKTQISQITPFDFISSIFLGELVGNAMYDDETSIFVILYAILIWGSLVYLIEIISQKFKGTRKVLEGAPTIVIRKGLLDRDQLKKSKLDINQLQNLVRQKGYFSLREVEYAILETNGTLSILPKYQYGSPNRQDLNMQTGQQPELPVTLILDGEINTDNLSTAGISKKKLLNQIHEHGYKSVEEVLYAEFSEGKLLIMPMTDPKK, from the coding sequence ATGGACATACATGTGGGACAACTAACTACAGAACTGATTGTGGGCTTTCTGGCTCTTTTTATCCTTACAAAAATTTTAGGAAAAACTCAAATTTCACAGATTACTCCATTTGATTTTATTTCGTCCATCTTTTTAGGCGAATTAGTGGGTAATGCAATGTATGATGACGAGACTTCTATTTTTGTCATTTTGTACGCTATTTTAATATGGGGTTCTCTCGTATATTTGATAGAGATCATCTCACAAAAATTCAAAGGTACTCGTAAAGTGCTAGAAGGTGCGCCTACTATTGTTATCCGCAAAGGATTGTTAGATCGAGATCAGCTTAAGAAGAGCAAGCTTGATATAAATCAGCTGCAAAACTTAGTCCGGCAAAAAGGATACTTCAGTCTTCGCGAAGTCGAATATGCCATCTTAGAAACAAACGGCACACTTAGCATATTGCCGAAATATCAATACGGATCACCAAATAGACAAGACTTGAATATGCAAACAGGACAACAGCCTGAACTTCCTGTTACTCTAATTCTAGATGGAGAAATAAATACGGATAATCTTTCAACCGCTGGAATATCAAAAAAGAAACTATTAAATCAGATTCATGAGCATGGTTATAAATCTGTTGAAGAGGTTCTTTATGCAGAATTTTCAGAAGGGAAACTGTTAATCATGCCGATGACTGACCCGAAAAAATAA